One genomic segment of Halomarina pelagica includes these proteins:
- a CDS encoding four-helix bundle copper-binding protein: MALEQLPVDDRAADCIDNCFEAAQACEWCADECAGEGEGMARCLRLCRDVADVATTHARFMARSSNYSPELAEVCAGACEECAEECERHDAEHCQVCADVLRRCAESCRDMMTA, encoded by the coding sequence ATGGCGCTAGAGCAACTTCCCGTCGACGATCGAGCCGCAGACTGCATCGACAACTGTTTCGAGGCCGCGCAGGCCTGCGAGTGGTGCGCGGACGAGTGCGCCGGCGAGGGCGAGGGGATGGCGAGGTGCCTGCGTCTCTGTCGGGACGTCGCCGACGTGGCGACCACCCACGCCCGCTTCATGGCGCGCAGTTCCAACTACAGCCCGGAACTCGCGGAGGTCTGTGCCGGCGCGTGCGAGGAGTGCGCCGAGGAGTGCGAACGCCACGACGCAGAGCACTGCCAGGTCTGTGCCGACGTGCTCCGCCGGTGCGCGGAGAGCTGTCGGGACATGATGACCGCCTGA
- a CDS encoding inositol monophosphatase family protein yields MPSRETIAIDAACDAADYAQRHFRTALAVERKSGKTDLVTDVDRMTQRRVMSTVEEYFPDDGIVGEEGDERGSVPERGVAWIVDPIDGTGNFVRGIPQWVTSVAVVRDGEPTSSVNVAPALGERYRATADGATRNGQRIAVSRRSDPETFLVGATLRWAAADSAAVGALARAVVDRFGELRRFGSAQLTLSLVASGALDAAVAFSPRPNAWDTVAGAHLVERAGGTVTDLDGDRFTPDGRGIVASNGTAHDEVRSAISEAVE; encoded by the coding sequence ATGCCCTCGAGAGAGACGATCGCGATCGACGCCGCGTGCGACGCCGCCGACTACGCGCAGCGCCACTTCCGGACGGCGCTCGCCGTCGAGCGGAAGTCGGGCAAGACCGACCTCGTCACCGACGTCGACCGCATGACCCAGCGACGCGTCATGTCGACGGTCGAGGAGTACTTCCCCGACGACGGGATCGTCGGCGAGGAGGGGGACGAACGCGGGAGCGTCCCGGAGAGGGGGGTCGCGTGGATCGTCGATCCGATCGACGGGACGGGGAACTTCGTCCGGGGGATCCCCCAGTGGGTGACGAGCGTGGCGGTCGTGCGCGACGGGGAGCCGACGAGTTCGGTGAACGTCGCGCCGGCGCTCGGCGAGCGCTACCGGGCGACGGCGGACGGCGCGACGCGCAACGGGCAGCGCATCGCGGTCAGCCGACGGAGCGACCCCGAGACGTTCCTCGTGGGGGCGACGCTCAGGTGGGCGGCGGCCGACAGCGCCGCCGTCGGAGCGCTGGCGCGCGCGGTCGTCGACCGGTTCGGCGAACTCCGGCGGTTCGGCTCCGCCCAGTTGACCCTCTCGCTCGTGGCGAGCGGCGCGCTCGACGCCGCCGTAGCCTTCTCCCCGCGACCGAACGCCTGGGACACCGTCGCCGGGGCGCACCTCGTCGAACGTGCCGGTGGGACGGTGACCGACCTCGACGGGGACCGCTTTACGCCCGACGGCAGGGGGATCGTCGCCTCGAACGGAACCGCACACGACGAGGTCCGGTCGGCCATCAGCGAGGCAGTGGAGTAG
- a CDS encoding isochorismatase family protein produces MTERIWEDLLTERDRQVITKAGYDKEGASSWESRGLGENPMVLVIDMQRLIVGEDVPILEAVEEYRTAMGEVAWRAIDHMEPFLGFARGNDIPITYTRVVPSSYDDPDHPDLEIVEPIAPREGDAVIEKSYASAFYGTDLLSRLIRSDVDTVVIVGNSTSGCVRATAVDAQSNGFNVVLPQECVFDRIEASHRIGLLDLWMKYAEVLEVDEVKSYLDEMGALE; encoded by the coding sequence ATGACTGAGCGAATCTGGGAGGACCTGTTGACCGAACGGGACAGGCAGGTCATCACGAAGGCCGGCTACGACAAGGAAGGGGCGTCATCGTGGGAATCGCGTGGGCTCGGCGAGAACCCGATGGTGCTCGTCATCGACATGCAACGGCTCATCGTCGGGGAGGACGTTCCCATCCTCGAGGCCGTCGAGGAGTACCGGACGGCGATGGGCGAGGTCGCGTGGCGGGCCATCGATCACATGGAGCCGTTCCTCGGGTTCGCCCGCGGAAACGACATCCCGATCACCTACACGCGGGTCGTCCCGTCGAGCTACGACGACCCCGACCATCCGGACCTCGAGATCGTCGAACCCATCGCGCCGCGGGAGGGCGACGCGGTGATCGAGAAGTCCTACGCGAGCGCGTTCTACGGGACGGACCTACTCTCGCGGCTCATTCGTTCGGACGTCGACACCGTGGTCATCGTCGGCAACTCGACGTCCGGCTGCGTCCGCGCGACCGCGGTCGACGCGCAGTCGAACGGGTTCAACGTGGTCCTCCCGCAGGAGTGCGTCTTCGACCGCATCGAGGCGTCGCACCGGATCGGGCTGCTCGACCTCTGGATGAAGTACGCCGAGGTACTCGAGGTCGACGAGGTGAAGTCCTACCTCGACGAGATGGGGGCGCTCGAATGA
- a CDS encoding DUF3891 family protein, producing the protein MLVANREDGYRIVTQNEHAAMAGRFADHWGNERFDAPNPTAAMRAAGYTHDNGWWTWDLYPHLGTDGAPINLFEVPAAKWEQFYEVGIENAVTMDPYVGLLVSMHGSGVRRRRYGTAPSMPDRSEEYAAFIAREESRQRRLAGDLRGSDRYGAFVTDGAVEMLDTLHETGGYGGDNALWRGYCLLQFWDRLALHCCLPARLESATLGPVPVSSDDGTTDVDVAPEDGTTAALDPYPFDVDPLVVSVRERTIPEREFVDETDLRSAFYEADLRTTAFTLCARDDD; encoded by the coding sequence ATGTTAGTCGCGAATCGGGAGGACGGCTACCGGATCGTCACGCAGAACGAACACGCGGCGATGGCCGGTCGCTTCGCCGACCACTGGGGGAACGAACGCTTCGACGCACCGAACCCGACCGCGGCGATGCGTGCGGCCGGATACACACACGACAACGGCTGGTGGACGTGGGATCTCTACCCGCATCTGGGAACCGACGGCGCGCCGATCAACCTCTTCGAGGTGCCGGCCGCGAAGTGGGAACAGTTCTACGAGGTGGGTATCGAGAACGCGGTGACGATGGACCCGTACGTCGGACTGCTGGTCTCGATGCACGGCTCGGGGGTCCGCCGTCGTCGCTACGGCACGGCACCCTCGATGCCCGACCGAAGCGAGGAGTACGCGGCGTTCATCGCCCGCGAGGAGTCCCGACAGCGGCGGCTCGCGGGGGATCTCCGCGGCTCCGATCGGTACGGAGCGTTCGTCACCGACGGGGCAGTCGAGATGCTCGATACGCTCCACGAGACGGGGGGCTACGGCGGTGACAACGCGCTGTGGCGAGGGTACTGTCTGCTCCAGTTCTGGGACCGACTCGCGCTCCACTGCTGTCTCCCTGCGAGACTCGAGTCGGCGACCCTCGGTCCGGTACCGGTCTCTTCCGACGACGGGACCACCGACGTCGACGTCGCGCCCGAAGATGGAACCACCGCCGCGCTCGACCCGTACCCGTTCGACGTCGACCCGCTCGTCGTGTCCGTCCGCGAGCGGACGATCCCCGAGCGCGAGTTCGTCGACGAGACCGACCTCCGCAGTGCGTTCTACGAGGCCGACCTCCGGACGACCGCGTTCACGCTGTGCGCTCGAGACGACGATTGA
- a CDS encoding acyl-CoA dehydrogenase family protein, with translation MEYDDSPTAAELADRARAFVDEVVLPVERERNDVEAVSRSELADLREAARDYGVYCPQIGEEWGGMGVSLRDALPAFEQAGRSLLGPPAMRVDAPDEGNMHLLELLGTEAQKDRWLRPLVDGDLVSGFSMTEPLPGAGSDPKMIRTRAERDGDEWVIDGHKWWTTNGVEADLLLVFARTDPDAHPYGGCSILLVPADAPGVHVERDIPHLGRGTSHAEIRYDGVRVPRENLLGPENEGFRGVQLRLGPARLTHCMRFSGMAERALAVAKAYLHERRAFGEPLAEKQGLRFEIADAETRLHAARTTIRHAADRLAAGEEARVEVAMSKVFTASVAQDAIDTAVQLCGGNGIARDLPLADFYETVRMFRIVDGADEVHRRTIARAAFEEHRPEEVAGVARFDDR, from the coding sequence ATGGAGTACGACGACTCCCCGACCGCGGCGGAACTGGCCGATCGAGCGCGTGCCTTCGTGGACGAGGTCGTCCTCCCCGTCGAGCGCGAACGGAACGACGTGGAGGCCGTCTCCCGAAGCGAACTGGCCGACCTGCGCGAGGCGGCGCGCGACTACGGCGTCTACTGCCCGCAGATCGGCGAGGAGTGGGGCGGCATGGGGGTGTCGCTCCGGGACGCGCTCCCCGCGTTCGAGCAGGCGGGGCGGAGCCTGCTCGGACCCCCGGCCATGCGCGTCGACGCGCCCGACGAGGGGAACATGCACCTGCTCGAACTGCTCGGCACGGAGGCGCAGAAGGACCGCTGGCTGCGACCCCTGGTCGACGGCGACCTCGTCTCGGGGTTCTCGATGACCGAACCGCTCCCCGGTGCCGGGTCCGACCCGAAGATGATCCGGACCAGGGCGGAGCGGGACGGCGACGAGTGGGTGATCGACGGCCACAAGTGGTGGACGACCAACGGGGTGGAGGCTGACCTCCTCCTCGTGTTCGCGCGCACCGATCCGGACGCCCACCCCTACGGCGGGTGCTCGATCCTGCTCGTCCCGGCCGACGCGCCGGGCGTTCACGTCGAGCGGGACATCCCGCACCTCGGGCGGGGGACGAGCCACGCGGAGATACGGTACGACGGCGTTCGCGTCCCCCGGGAGAACCTCCTCGGGCCGGAGAACGAGGGGTTCAGGGGCGTCCAGCTCCGCCTCGGCCCGGCGCGGTTGACCCACTGCATGCGCTTCTCGGGGATGGCCGAGCGGGCGCTCGCGGTCGCGAAGGCCTACCTGCACGAGCGGCGGGCCTTCGGCGAGCCGCTGGCCGAGAAACAGGGGTTGCGGTTCGAGATCGCCGACGCGGAGACGCGGCTGCACGCGGCGCGGACGACGATCCGCCACGCCGCCGACCGACTCGCCGCGGGCGAGGAGGCCAGAGTCGAGGTCGCGATGAGCAAGGTGTTCACCGCGAGCGTCGCACAGGACGCGATCGATACCGCCGTCCAGCTGTGCGGGGGCAACGGCATCGCCCGCGACCTCCCGCTGGCGGACTTCTACGAGACGGTTCGCATGTTCCGGATCGTCGACGGGGCCGACGAGGTCCACAGGCGGACGATCGCGCGCGCGGCGTTCGAGGAGCACCGCCCCGAGGAGGTGGCGGGCGTCGCCCGGTTCGACGATCGGTGA
- a CDS encoding helix-turn-helix domain-containing protein has protein sequence MSSGLRVEVAVSAPGDCPVASVSAETNAPVASVSRSSITDATGRIAEEFTLDGDASPSRDDLTEVAAYSGRTVYRFRRGHDRGCVCENVEAFGYPVAAIRARAGTLYVSFHAPDVETVRAIVTALRERFSGIRLRKLVRPDERSGDDLVFVDRSRLTDRQREVLQTAYDAGYFEHPKGANASEVAALLDISPSTFAEHLAAAQRKVLDALLTA, from the coding sequence ATGTCGTCCGGACTCCGGGTCGAAGTCGCGGTCAGCGCGCCGGGGGACTGCCCCGTCGCCAGCGTCTCAGCCGAGACGAACGCGCCCGTCGCGTCCGTCTCGCGCTCCTCGATAACCGACGCGACCGGGCGTATCGCCGAGGAGTTCACGCTCGACGGCGACGCGTCGCCGTCCCGCGACGACCTGACCGAAGTCGCCGCGTACAGCGGACGGACCGTCTATCGGTTCCGGCGCGGTCACGACCGGGGGTGCGTCTGCGAGAACGTCGAGGCGTTCGGGTACCCGGTCGCCGCGATCCGCGCGCGGGCGGGGACGCTCTACGTCTCGTTTCACGCCCCGGACGTAGAGACGGTGCGCGCGATCGTGACCGCGCTCCGGGAGCGCTTCTCGGGCATCCGCCTCCGAAAGCTCGTGCGTCCGGACGAGCGGTCCGGCGACGACCTCGTCTTCGTGGACCGAAGCCGACTGACCGACCGCCAGCGCGAGGTGTTACAGACCGCCTACGACGCGGGCTACTTCGAGCACCCGAAGGGGGCGAACGCGAGCGAGGTCGCGGCGCTACTCGACATCTCCCCGTCGACGTTCGCGGAGCACCTCGCCGCCGCCCAGCGGAAGGTCCTCGACGCCCTGCTGACGGCGTGA
- a CDS encoding cupin domain-containing protein translates to MTERDDGTRSGDRAGTDDGSRGGDGSRASNPISVERLDALAGRPHANVFPGEEPTTIRLTLAAGERVEPHRHPDRQVVLFVVEGELELRVGDESEGLEAGDVARFDGDRDISPRAVTDSVALVVLAPRADG, encoded by the coding sequence ATGACGGAACGCGACGACGGAACGCGGAGCGGCGATCGCGCGGGGACCGACGACGGATCGAGGGGCGGCGACGGTTCGCGGGCGTCGAACCCGATCTCGGTCGAGCGACTCGACGCCCTCGCGGGGAGGCCGCACGCGAACGTCTTCCCCGGCGAGGAGCCGACGACGATCCGGCTGACGCTCGCGGCGGGCGAGCGCGTCGAACCCCACCGGCACCCGGACCGACAGGTCGTGCTCTTCGTCGTGGAGGGCGAACTCGAGTTGCGCGTCGGCGACGAGAGCGAGGGACTCGAAGCGGGCGACGTCGCCCGCTTCGACGGCGACCGGGACATCTCGCCGCGCGCGGTGACCGACAGCGTGGCGCTCGTCGTGCTCGCGCCCCGCGCCGACGGGTGA
- a CDS encoding dihydroorotase — protein sequence MSHDLVVRNGTVVTPDQGTLRADVAADDGVVSAIARPNSLTGDRVVDATGNHVLPGAIDPHTHHGIYRGLEADAESESRSDLVGGVTTIGNYFRRPGAYADIMDGYFAEAEANYYHDYFFSLGLLSFEHVEEIPYIVNELGITSFKWYMNYKYAAADKFGVDCDMLDDFGDAFVRTLAAQDVPTTLGYHSENVEITNALAGGNVYVTSESGDAEVDADEGYEVMVEEFPGYAETQSMVAGAALAKCHDYDENFYAVHISSGRTADELAALRAAGYRLWGETCPHYLTLTTEECDERMKVNPPVRGGDDQETLWKRLADGTIDCIGTDHCANLTETKLGDGIRDSALGFPSSSTMLPLILSEGVNAGRLSLERAVEVTSTNAAKAWNLYPKKGAIRVGSDADLVVVDLDDTRTVTPELLQGAADYSIYEGREMTGWPTHTIVRGRVAFEDGEIVGEPGDGTHLDRPI from the coding sequence ATGAGTCACGATCTCGTGGTGCGCAACGGGACGGTGGTGACGCCCGATCAGGGTACGCTCCGCGCGGACGTCGCCGCCGACGACGGCGTCGTCTCGGCGATCGCCCGCCCCAACTCGCTGACCGGCGACCGCGTCGTCGACGCCACCGGTAACCACGTCCTCCCCGGAGCCATCGACCCCCACACCCACCACGGCATCTACCGCGGTCTCGAAGCGGACGCCGAGAGCGAATCCCGCTCGGACCTCGTCGGGGGCGTGACGACCATCGGGAACTACTTCCGCCGGCCGGGGGCCTACGCCGACATCATGGACGGGTACTTCGCCGAGGCCGAGGCGAACTACTACCACGACTACTTCTTCTCGCTCGGACTGCTCTCGTTCGAGCACGTCGAGGAGATCCCCTACATCGTGAACGAACTGGGCATCACCTCGTTCAAGTGGTACATGAACTACAAGTACGCCGCCGCCGACAAGTTCGGCGTCGACTGCGACATGCTCGACGACTTCGGCGACGCCTTCGTAAGGACGCTCGCCGCGCAGGACGTGCCGACGACGCTCGGCTATCACTCCGAAAACGTCGAGATCACGAACGCGCTCGCGGGGGGGAACGTCTACGTCACCTCCGAGTCCGGCGACGCCGAGGTCGACGCCGACGAGGGATACGAGGTGATGGTAGAGGAGTTCCCCGGGTACGCGGAGACCCAGAGCATGGTCGCGGGCGCGGCGCTCGCGAAGTGCCACGACTACGACGAGAACTTCTACGCCGTCCACATCTCCTCGGGACGCACCGCCGACGAACTCGCCGCCCTCAGAGCCGCCGGCTACCGTCTCTGGGGCGAAACCTGCCCCCACTACCTCACCCTGACGACCGAGGAGTGCGACGAGCGAATGAAGGTCAACCCACCGGTTCGCGGAGGAGACGACCAGGAGACCCTGTGGAAGCGACTCGCCGACGGCACCATCGACTGTATCGGCACCGACCATTGCGCGAACCTGACCGAGACCAAACTCGGCGACGGCATCCGCGACAGCGCGCTCGGCTTCCCGTCCAGTTCGACCATGTTGCCGTTGATCCTGTCGGAGGGGGTGAACGCGGGCCGCCTGTCGCTCGAGCGGGCGGTCGAGGTGACGAGTACGAACGCGGCGAAGGCCTGGAACCTCTACCCCAAGAAGGGAGCGATCCGCGTGGGGAGCGACGCCGACCTCGTCGTCGTCGACCTCGACGACACCAGGACCGTCACCCCGGAACTTCTCCAGGGTGCCGCCGATTACTCGATCTACGAGGGGAGAGAGATGACGGGGTGGCCGACGCACACGATCGTTCGCGGACGGGTCGCCTTCGAAGACGGCGAGATCGTCGGCGAACCGGGCGACGGCACCCACCTCGACCGACCGATCTGA
- a CDS encoding IclR family transcriptional regulator: MDPTNTSGRVKSAETLLTVVEGVRELDGARVTELADHLGIGKSTVHRHLSTLEANEYVVKEGDEYHLGLRFLGIGEYTRERNPVYGMARPIVDQLAEQTEERALFMTEEHGRAVYLYRGLGAHAVRTNSTTGTRRYLHTIAGGKVILAHLPDERVDAIIDRWGLPAVTPTTITDRDELADELERVRERGVAFNREECIDGLKAVAAPVLDPNGGVVGALSVSGPAHRMKGSWLEEEIPDLLLGSANELEINLKYSTSPVRQ; the protein is encoded by the coding sequence ATGGACCCCACGAACACCAGCGGCAGGGTGAAATCCGCCGAGACCCTGCTCACCGTCGTCGAAGGCGTTCGGGAACTCGACGGCGCGCGGGTGACCGAACTCGCCGATCACCTGGGTATCGGGAAGAGTACCGTCCACCGCCACCTCTCGACGCTCGAAGCCAACGAGTACGTCGTGAAGGAAGGCGACGAGTACCACCTCGGACTCCGGTTCCTCGGGATCGGCGAGTACACTCGCGAACGCAACCCCGTCTACGGGATGGCGCGTCCCATCGTCGACCAGCTCGCCGAACAGACGGAAGAACGTGCGCTGTTCATGACCGAGGAGCACGGTCGAGCGGTATATCTCTACCGTGGCCTCGGTGCCCACGCCGTCAGGACGAACTCCACGACGGGCACTCGACGGTACCTCCACACGATCGCGGGCGGGAAGGTCATCCTCGCGCACCTCCCCGACGAGCGGGTCGACGCCATCATCGACCGCTGGGGGCTACCCGCGGTGACCCCGACCACGATCACGGATCGGGACGAACTCGCGGACGAACTCGAACGGGTCCGCGAGCGCGGCGTCGCGTTCAATCGCGAGGAGTGCATCGACGGGCTGAAAGCGGTCGCCGCGCCCGTCCTCGATCCCAACGGTGGCGTCGTCGGGGCGCTCAGCGTCTCCGGGCCGGCCCACCGGATGAAGGGGAGCTGGCTGGAGGAGGAGATCCCCGATCTGTTACTCGGCTCCGCGAACGAACTCGAGATCAACCTCAAGTACTCGACGAGTCCGGTGCGACAGTAG
- the cysK gene encoding cysteine synthase A codes for MKIADDVTEVIGRTPLVRLDSFDENLVGKVESFNPAGSVKDRIGVAMIERAEEEGLLGDGTAIVEPTSGNTGIGLAFTAAAKGYELILTMPDSMSEERRRLLRALGATLVLTPGEDGMAGAIERAEAIADERGDAFVPQQFANLANPWIHRMTTGPEIWSDTDGRVDVLVAGVGTGGTITGISEYVKEELGDDEFRSVAVEPAESPVLSGGEPGSHGIQGIGAGFVPDVLRRELIDEVVAVEREDAITAARKLAYDEGILAGISSGAAVEAALRVARRPENREKLIVVVLPDTGERYLSTDLYPAESGEAVVTAAERGRPNAGD; via the coding sequence ATGAAGATCGCAGACGACGTCACCGAGGTGATCGGTCGGACGCCGCTCGTTCGACTCGACTCCTTCGACGAGAACCTCGTGGGGAAGGTCGAGTCGTTCAACCCGGCGGGGTCCGTCAAGGACCGCATCGGCGTCGCGATGATCGAGCGCGCCGAGGAGGAGGGACTGCTCGGCGACGGGACCGCGATCGTAGAGCCCACGAGCGGAAACACGGGCATCGGTCTCGCGTTCACTGCGGCCGCGAAGGGGTACGAGCTGATCCTCACGATGCCCGATTCGATGAGCGAGGAGCGCCGACGGCTCCTGCGCGCGCTCGGGGCGACGCTCGTCCTCACGCCCGGCGAGGACGGGATGGCCGGCGCGATCGAACGGGCCGAGGCCATCGCCGACGAGCGGGGGGACGCGTTCGTTCCGCAGCAGTTCGCGAACCTCGCCAACCCGTGGATCCACCGGATGACGACCGGTCCGGAGATCTGGAGCGACACGGACGGACGGGTCGACGTTCTCGTCGCCGGCGTGGGCACCGGCGGCACCATCACCGGGATCTCCGAGTACGTCAAGGAGGAACTGGGCGACGACGAGTTCCGGTCCGTGGCCGTCGAACCCGCCGAGTCGCCGGTGCTCTCCGGCGGGGAGCCGGGGAGCCACGGGATACAGGGGATCGGCGCGGGCTTCGTGCCCGACGTACTCCGGCGGGAACTGATCGACGAGGTCGTCGCCGTGGAGCGCGAGGACGCGATCACGGCGGCGCGAAAGCTCGCCTACGACGAGGGGATCCTGGCGGGGATCTCCTCCGGCGCGGCCGTCGAGGCCGCGCTGCGGGTCGCACGACGGCCCGAGAACCGGGAGAAGCTGATCGTCGTCGTCCTCCCGGACACCGGCGAGCGCTACCTCTCGACGGACCTGTACCCCGCCGAGTCGGGCGAGGCGGTCGTCACCGCGGCAGAACGCGGTCGGCCGAACGCCGGCGACTGA
- a CDS encoding cupin domain-containing protein, with translation MVSTSFDAERGYDEDRFAARTVFESDRMKVVLGYFEPGQFIPVHAPASDVAVVVRSGSGVVREGSDEHAVGPDDVVVVEAGTERGIRADEGDGLEAALVTAPPPTDAEHDPVREGIRRGEFDPLAAGEE, from the coding sequence ATGGTCAGCACGAGCTTCGACGCCGAACGGGGGTACGACGAGGACCGATTCGCCGCGAGGACGGTCTTCGAGAGCGACCGGATGAAGGTCGTCCTGGGCTACTTCGAGCCCGGCCAGTTCATCCCGGTCCACGCGCCGGCCAGCGACGTCGCCGTCGTCGTCCGGTCCGGGAGCGGCGTGGTCCGCGAGGGGAGCGACGAGCACGCGGTGGGTCCGGACGACGTGGTCGTCGTCGAGGCGGGCACGGAGCGCGGGATCCGCGCCGACGAGGGCGATGGACTGGAAGCGGCGCTGGTGACCGCCCCGCCCCCGACCGACGCGGAGCACGACCCCGTCCGCGAGGGCATTCGACGCGGCGAGTTCGACCCGCTCGCGGCGGGGGAGGAGTGA